In Thermosynechococcus sichuanensis E542, a single genomic region encodes these proteins:
- a CDS encoding DUF4359 domain-containing protein translates to MKVPLLSQVMARPLWWGGGAFLLLGIITACLTNPTPADYQHRAAAEINTFLLTQVCPEIINRDSAIAMVALEVCDQLESRPAEEIERYIAYNTQSYNLGVATLFVTELPIQTVWSLGFFGQIIPLTL, encoded by the coding sequence ATGAAAGTGCCTCTCCTTTCCCAAGTCATGGCACGCCCTCTCTGGTGGGGCGGTGGCGCCTTCTTGCTCTTGGGGATTATTACGGCCTGTCTCACCAATCCCACCCCTGCCGACTATCAACACCGTGCCGCAGCAGAAATAAACACCTTCCTTTTGACTCAGGTGTGCCCAGAGATCATCAACCGCGATAGCGCGATCGCCATGGTAGCTTTGGAAGTCTGCGATCAACTGGAATCGCGCCCAGCAGAAGAGATTGAACGCTACATCGCCTACAACACCCAATCCTATAACCTTGGCGTTGCCACCCTCTTTGTGACGGAATTGCCGATTCAAACCGTCTGGAGCCTCGGCTTCTTTGGTCAAATTATTCCGCTAACGCTATAA